In Rheinheimera sp. MM224, one DNA window encodes the following:
- a CDS encoding glycoside hydrolase family 43 protein: MRLLTPVIEKRADPCIYRHSDGYYYFTASVPAYDRVELRRARTIEELPQATPITAWLKPDTGPYSELIWAPEIHFRQGAWYIYFAAAPSREIKNKLFQHRMYVICCKDADPTSGQWQFLGQIDTGIDTFCLDATTFEHQGQLYYLWAQKDNQIEGNSNLYIATMDTPDKISSQPVLLSKPEFDWEIRGFWVNEGPSVLIRHGKVFISYSASATDENYAMGLLWADENANLMDPQSWHKLKEPVLQSCFEHKVYGPGHNSFTVSADGKTDLLVYHARTYTEIVGDPLWDPNRHTYVKALRWDEQGMPVFGRPSLQE, encoded by the coding sequence ATGCGATTGTTAACGCCTGTAATTGAAAAGCGGGCCGACCCCTGCATTTATCGTCATAGTGATGGTTATTATTATTTTACGGCATCAGTTCCAGCCTATGACAGAGTCGAGTTGCGCCGCGCCCGTACTATTGAAGAACTGCCGCAGGCAACACCCATCACGGCCTGGTTAAAACCCGACACAGGGCCTTATTCAGAGCTTATTTGGGCGCCAGAAATTCATTTCCGCCAGGGTGCCTGGTATATCTATTTTGCTGCTGCTCCTAGTCGCGAGATTAAAAACAAACTGTTTCAGCATCGTATGTATGTGATTTGCTGCAAAGACGCAGATCCAACCTCGGGGCAGTGGCAGTTTTTAGGCCAGATTGATACCGGCATCGATACTTTTTGTCTGGACGCCACCACTTTTGAACACCAAGGCCAGCTGTATTATTTGTGGGCGCAAAAAGACAATCAGATTGAAGGCAACAGCAATTTATATATTGCCACTATGGATACACCGGACAAAATCAGCAGCCAGCCTGTGCTTTTGAGCAAACCTGAATTTGATTGGGAAATTCGTGGTTTTTGGGTGAATGAAGGCCCCAGCGTGTTGATCCGTCACGGCAAAGTTTTTATCAGCTACTCCGCCAGTGCCACAGATGAGAACTATGCCATGGGCTTATTGTGGGCCGATGAAAATGCCAACCTGATGGACCCACAAAGCTGGCATAAACTGAAAGAGCCAGTACTGCAAAGCTGCTTTGAACATAAAGTGTATGGCCCGGGTCATAACAGCTTTACAGTATCCGCCGACGGAAAAACCGATTTACTGGTGTATCACGCCCGCACTTACACTGAAATAGTCGGCGATCCACTCTGGGATC